The Petropleomorpha daqingensis genome includes a window with the following:
- a CDS encoding YifB family Mg chelatase-like AAA ATPase, with protein MTLARTWSVGLVGVQGAMVEIEVDLSSAVPQVVLVGLPDAVVRQSVDRVRAAITNAGASWPQRRITIGLSPASMPKQGSGFDLALAVGILAAARTVPAAAVEDLVLLGELGLDGSVRGIRGVLPSVLAAVRAGHGQVVVAPANADEASLVTGIEVLAPPTLTALVDHLTGGDRLHPHARGPLPPPKPGPDLGDVVGQASGRRAVEVAAAGGHHLFLTGPPGAGKTMLAERLPGLLPSLDDEAALEVTAIHSIAGTLPVGAPLITRPTFESPHHSASLAALVGGGSGQIRPGAVCRAHLGVLFLDEAPEFPRSVLDTLRQPLEKGQVTIQRAAGSATFPCRAQLVLAANPCPCASAAGDTACTCSALERRRYQSRLSGPLLDRIDLRVDLPPVTRATWLDGLGTPEPTATVAGRVATARAAAAERLRGSELSLNAHVPGRLLRDRWPIPRTALTLVERALERGAISVRGFDRVLRVAWTLSDLAGRTVPGADEVAEALGMRLQRAAA; from the coding sequence GTGACCCTCGCGCGGACGTGGTCGGTGGGGCTGGTCGGTGTGCAGGGCGCGATGGTCGAGATCGAGGTCGACCTGTCCTCCGCCGTTCCGCAGGTGGTTCTGGTGGGGCTGCCGGACGCCGTCGTCCGGCAGTCCGTCGACAGGGTCCGTGCGGCGATCACCAACGCCGGGGCGAGCTGGCCCCAGCGCCGGATCACGATCGGGCTGTCCCCGGCCTCGATGCCCAAGCAGGGGAGCGGGTTCGACCTGGCGCTGGCCGTCGGCATCCTCGCCGCGGCGCGGACGGTGCCGGCCGCCGCGGTCGAGGATCTCGTCCTGCTCGGCGAACTGGGGCTCGACGGCTCGGTGCGCGGCATCCGCGGTGTCCTGCCGTCCGTCCTGGCAGCCGTCCGAGCCGGGCACGGCCAGGTCGTCGTCGCGCCGGCGAACGCCGACGAAGCCTCCCTGGTCACCGGGATCGAGGTGCTGGCCCCGCCGACGCTCACGGCCCTGGTGGACCACCTCACAGGGGGCGACCGCCTGCACCCGCACGCCCGCGGGCCGCTACCACCGCCGAAGCCCGGCCCCGACCTCGGCGACGTCGTCGGGCAGGCGTCCGGACGGCGGGCGGTGGAGGTCGCGGCGGCCGGCGGGCACCACCTGTTCCTGACCGGACCGCCGGGCGCCGGCAAGACGATGCTCGCCGAGCGGCTGCCCGGGCTGCTGCCCTCCCTGGACGACGAGGCCGCGCTCGAGGTCACCGCGATCCACTCGATCGCGGGCACGCTGCCGGTCGGGGCGCCGCTGATCACCCGTCCCACGTTCGAGTCGCCGCACCACTCGGCGAGCCTCGCGGCGCTGGTCGGTGGCGGCTCGGGGCAGATCCGTCCGGGGGCGGTGTGCCGCGCGCACCTGGGGGTGCTCTTCCTGGACGAGGCGCCGGAGTTCCCGCGCTCGGTGCTCGACACGCTGCGCCAGCCGCTGGAGAAGGGGCAGGTGACCATCCAGCGGGCGGCGGGCTCGGCGACCTTCCCGTGCCGGGCGCAACTGGTGCTGGCGGCCAACCCGTGCCCGTGCGCGAGCGCCGCCGGCGACACCGCGTGCACCTGCAGCGCCCTGGAACGGCGGCGCTACCAGTCGCGCCTGTCCGGACCGCTGCTGGACCGGATCGACCTGCGGGTCGACCTGCCACCGGTGACCCGCGCGACCTGGCTCGACGGTCTCGGCACGCCGGAGCCGACGGCGACGGTCGCCGGCCGGGTGGCGACGGCCCGGGCGGCGGCGGCCGAGCGGCTGCGGGGGAGCGAGCTGAGCCTCAACGCCCACGTGCCCGGTCGGCTGCTGCGCGACCGCTGGCCCATCCCTCGGACGGCGTTGACGCTGGTGGAGCGGGCGCTGGAACGCGGCGCGATCTCGGTCCGCGGCTTCGACCGCGTGCTCCGGGTCGCGTGGACGTTGAGCGACCTCGCCGGCCGGACCGTGCCCGGTGCCGACGAGGTCGCCGAGGCCCTCGGCATGCGCCTGCAGCGGGCGGCGGCGTGA
- a CDS encoding YraN family protein: MPTTTDLGVHGERIAAAYLTDAGLRVLDRNWRCREGELDIVAREGDALVFCEVKTRRGTGFGHPVEAVTVPKQRRLRVLAQRWLAAHDEHAPDLRFDVVGVLVRPERPALVTHLRGAFS; the protein is encoded by the coding sequence GTGCCCACGACCACTGATCTCGGCGTCCACGGCGAGCGGATCGCCGCCGCCTACCTGACCGACGCCGGCCTGCGCGTCCTCGACCGCAACTGGCGCTGCCGGGAGGGCGAGCTCGACATCGTGGCCCGCGAGGGCGACGCGCTCGTGTTCTGCGAGGTCAAGACCCGCCGCGGCACCGGCTTCGGCCATCCGGTCGAGGCGGTGACCGTTCCCAAGCAGCGGCGGCTGCGGGTGCTGGCGCAGCGGTGGCTGGCCGCGCACGACGAGCACGCGCCGGATCTGCGCTTCGACGTCGTCGGGGTGCTGGTCCGCCCGGAGCGTCCGGCGCTGGTCACCCACCTGCGCGGAGCGTTCTCGTGA
- a CDS encoding SDR family oxidoreductase → MILVVGATGQLGSLVVRTLREQGHPVRAMVRDLSTADDLAATGATLVRADLTEPETLDAALEGVTAVVATANVAAPTRPGDRSDALDAGYAQLVERAERSGVSRFVLASVPGTPVDDEVPVARSKRRTERLLAASGLSWVSVQMPPFTEVWLALVGSRIPLRGEQRATLTRAYPTLRTFRRIAGGTIEDLGLMLVPGPAAGRQAFLSVHDAARVLAACALDDSISGQVEVGGPEALSWADVAQIYSRLLDRRVRVVAQPAALFTGLQKLLGPVAPSLAGIMALNRLMAVSQSDWNTTAVTDRLGVHDLRTVEQVLQEKAALAPTS, encoded by the coding sequence ATGATCCTCGTCGTGGGAGCCACCGGTCAGCTCGGCAGCCTCGTCGTGCGCACGCTGCGCGAACAGGGGCACCCGGTGCGTGCCATGGTCCGGGACCTCTCGACCGCGGACGACCTCGCGGCGACCGGGGCCACGCTGGTCCGCGCAGACCTGACCGAACCGGAGACCCTCGACGCCGCCCTCGAGGGCGTCACGGCGGTGGTGGCGACCGCCAACGTCGCAGCTCCCACCCGCCCCGGCGACCGCAGCGACGCCCTGGACGCCGGATATGCCCAGCTGGTCGAGCGCGCCGAACGGTCCGGCGTCTCGCGGTTCGTGCTCGCCAGCGTCCCGGGGACGCCGGTCGACGACGAGGTCCCCGTCGCCCGCTCCAAGCGGCGGACCGAGCGGTTGCTGGCCGCCTCGGGACTCTCGTGGGTGTCGGTCCAGATGCCGCCGTTCACCGAGGTGTGGCTGGCGCTGGTCGGCAGCCGGATCCCGCTCCGCGGCGAGCAGCGCGCCACGCTCACGCGGGCGTACCCCACGCTGCGGACGTTCCGCCGGATCGCCGGCGGCACGATCGAGGACCTCGGGCTGATGCTCGTCCCCGGGCCGGCTGCAGGACGGCAGGCGTTCCTCTCCGTGCACGACGCGGCCCGCGTGCTGGCGGCCTGCGCGCTCGACGACTCGATCTCCGGGCAGGTCGAGGTCGGCGGCCCGGAGGCGCTCTCGTGGGCCGACGTCGCGCAGATCTACAGCCGCCTGCTCGATCGCCGGGTGCGGGTCGTCGCCCAGCCGGCCGCCCTGTTCACCGGGTTGCAGAAGCTGCTCGGCCCGGTGGCGCCGTCCTTGGCCGGCATCATGGCGCTCAACCGGCTGATGGCGGTCTCGCAGAGCGACTGGAACACCACCGCTGTCACCGACCGGCTGGGCGTGCACGACCTGCGCACCGTCGAGCAGGTGCTTCAGGAGAAGGCAGCGCTGGCGCCTACTTCCTGA
- a CDS encoding fibronectin type III domain-containing protein has product MDGCLEKTRVLPERRRVLAGLVAGAAAAAFVGLVAAPARAASTGNFGFYSHTTQTWTVPPGVNTAIFDLYGAVGGGNDTLGHAAGGHVHAVLPVVPGDQYVLVVGGTGGDPHGPSGIDGGAGGYNGGGAGGDGNGLGYAGWGAGGGSDVRASGSGLANRILVAAGGGGAGFNSPGGAGGADVGATAPQDPTFANPATGGTQSAGGSGAYFDFAPSVHGGNGTLGAGGAGLQQPNGGGGGGGGGYYGGGGGLGASGGAGGSNYVTPNALDAVSERGVAAPVPNGGEGAVIVQYGVADTPTFTADTPPTGMVGLDYSYTFAASGWPPPELHLSGTLPGGLSFDSRSGTLSGNPTEAGTFPLTLQALTPVGSYDDPVTLVIQPATSAPTISGDPPDGTVGSAYAFDYAMTGDPAPTASVTSGDLPPGLGLSGDGHLSGTPTEAGTWSFTVTATSTEGADSVDSTITVAATVPGPPTIGTATPGDGSATVTFTPPSSNGGSDITGYTATATPVVAGPPTVTGTGTGSPLTISGLTNGTTYTITVAATNGAGTGPDSGPSNPVTPVAVIAPLQITTTSPLPPGTVGQPYTATLTATGGVAPYRWSLPSGSHLPAGLTLQPDGTIVGVPKTACTSTFTVRVTDAEAVPQTAQKQFRLTIGPAPHPDLAVRTDPLSTFKHGAPAGYRITVTNTGTAATTTPAVVTVTLGRGLTATTWAGSGWSCSQKGLRCSHSGVLAPGESASYLLGVQVTAAVNAKVSATSCVTPTDPTPGDNKNSSTVTVRK; this is encoded by the coding sequence ATGGACGGTTGCCTCGAGAAGACGCGCGTGCTGCCGGAGCGGCGGCGGGTGCTCGCCGGGTTGGTCGCCGGCGCGGCTGCGGCGGCGTTCGTCGGGCTGGTCGCAGCCCCGGCGAGGGCGGCGTCCACGGGCAACTTCGGGTTCTACAGCCACACCACGCAGACGTGGACCGTGCCGCCCGGGGTGAACACGGCGATCTTCGACCTCTACGGCGCCGTCGGCGGCGGCAACGACACGCTCGGCCATGCCGCGGGGGGCCACGTTCACGCGGTGCTGCCTGTCGTCCCGGGTGACCAGTACGTCCTCGTCGTCGGGGGCACGGGTGGTGATCCGCACGGTCCCTCGGGCATCGACGGCGGGGCCGGGGGCTACAACGGCGGCGGCGCTGGCGGCGACGGTAACGGTCTCGGGTACGCCGGCTGGGGCGCGGGAGGCGGCAGCGATGTGCGCGCCAGCGGCTCGGGGCTGGCCAACCGGATCCTCGTCGCCGCCGGCGGCGGGGGTGCCGGCTTCAACAGTCCGGGCGGAGCCGGAGGGGCCGACGTCGGGGCGACCGCACCGCAAGACCCGACGTTCGCCAACCCAGCCACCGGGGGCACGCAGAGCGCGGGTGGCTCCGGTGCCTACTTCGACTTCGCCCCGTCGGTGCACGGCGGGAACGGAACCCTCGGTGCCGGCGGCGCCGGACTGCAGCAGCCGAACGGCGGCGGTGGTGGTGGTGGCGGCGGCTACTACGGGGGCGGCGGTGGTCTCGGCGCGAGTGGCGGTGCCGGCGGCTCGAACTACGTCACCCCCAACGCGCTGGACGCGGTCAGCGAGCGCGGGGTCGCCGCGCCCGTTCCGAACGGCGGGGAGGGCGCGGTCATCGTCCAGTACGGGGTGGCCGACACCCCGACGTTCACCGCGGACACCCCACCCACCGGCATGGTCGGCCTCGACTACAGCTACACGTTCGCCGCCTCCGGGTGGCCGCCGCCGGAGCTGCACCTGTCCGGCACGCTGCCCGGCGGGCTGAGCTTCGACAGCCGGAGCGGAACCCTCTCCGGCAACCCCACAGAGGCCGGCACGTTCCCTCTGACGTTGCAGGCGCTCACGCCGGTCGGCAGCTACGACGACCCGGTGACCCTGGTGATCCAGCCGGCGACGAGCGCACCCACGATCAGCGGTGATCCACCCGACGGCACCGTCGGATCGGCCTACGCCTTCGACTACGCGATGACGGGCGACCCGGCTCCGACGGCGTCGGTGACCTCCGGCGACCTGCCGCCGGGGCTCGGCCTGTCCGGCGACGGGCACCTCTCCGGCACCCCGACCGAGGCCGGCACGTGGTCGTTCACCGTCACGGCGACCAGCACCGAGGGCGCGGATTCCGTCGACTCCACGATCACCGTCGCCGCGACCGTGCCCGGTCCGCCGACGATCGGTACGGCCACGCCCGGGGACGGCTCGGCGACGGTCACCTTCACCCCGCCGTCCTCGAACGGCGGCTCCGACATCACCGGCTACACCGCCACCGCGACACCCGTCGTCGCCGGGCCGCCCACCGTCACGGGCACCGGCACGGGAAGCCCGCTCACGATCTCCGGGCTCACCAACGGGACGACCTACACGATCACGGTGGCCGCCACCAACGGCGCCGGGACCGGGCCGGACTCCGGGCCGTCGAACCCCGTGACCCCGGTCGCGGTCATCGCCCCGCTGCAGATCACGACCACGAGCCCGCTGCCGCCCGGCACCGTCGGGCAGCCCTACACGGCGACGCTCACGGCGACCGGCGGGGTGGCGCCCTACCGGTGGTCCCTCCCGTCCGGCAGCCACCTGCCCGCCGGGCTGACCCTGCAGCCGGACGGCACGATCGTGGGGGTGCCGAAGACGGCCTGCACGAGCACCTTCACGGTCCGCGTGACCGACGCCGAGGCCGTCCCGCAGACGGCTCAGAAGCAGTTCCGGCTGACGATCGGCCCTGCTCCTCACCCGGACCTGGCCGTCAGGACGGACCCGCTGTCGACGTTCAAGCACGGTGCGCCCGCGGGCTACCGGATCACGGTGACCAACACCGGCACGGCCGCCACGACCACGCCGGCGGTGGTGACCGTGACCCTCGGCCGCGGGCTCACCGCGACCACCTGGGCCGGTTCCGGCTGGAGCTGCAGCCAGAAGGGACTGCGCTGCAGCCACAGCGGCGTCCTCGCGCCGGGGGAGAGCGCGAGCTACCTGCTGGGGGTGCAGGTGACCGCGGCCGTGAACGCCAAGGTGAGTGCCACCTCCTGCGTGACGCCCACCGATCCGACACCCGGTGACAACAAGAACTCCTCGACCGTGACGGTCAGGAAGTAG
- a CDS encoding DUF2469 domain-containing protein, protein MSTEDLEKYETEMELQLYREYRDIVRQFTYVVETERRFYLANSVDLQVREAGGEVFFELKLSDAWVWDMYRPARFVRNVRVLTFKDVNVEELDKPDLELPAT, encoded by the coding sequence ATGAGCACCGAGGATCTCGAGAAGTACGAGACCGAGATGGAGCTGCAGCTCTATCGCGAGTACCGGGACATCGTCCGTCAGTTCACCTACGTCGTGGAGACCGAGCGCCGGTTCTACCTCGCCAACTCGGTCGACCTGCAGGTGCGCGAGGCCGGCGGCGAGGTCTTCTTCGAGCTCAAGCTGTCCGACGCCTGGGTCTGGGACATGTACCGGCCGGCGCGGTTCGTGCGCAACGTCCGGGTGCTGACCTTCAAGGACGTCAACGTCGAGGAGCTCGACAAGCCCGACCTGGAACTGCCCGCCACCTGA
- a CDS encoding ribonuclease HII gives MALRSAPARSASPEPVSDADSLWEMERRLRRRGFSAIAGADEAGRGACAGPLVAAACVLPPGRRGRVPELADSKLLTAAARERVYAQVVDRAVSWSVVVIPVEDLDARGMHVTNLEALRRAVCALDPGPDYVLTDGFPVPGLSRPNLAVWKGDRVAACVAAASVLAKVTRDRIMLELHEKWPEYDFAGHKGYITDVHSAALDRHGPCPEHRMRFVNVARARDAHAGRALQLTGAAGMVDDEDMSPLAGDLR, from the coding sequence ATGGCTCTCCGTTCCGCCCCTGCCCGCTCCGCTTCCCCCGAGCCGGTGTCCGACGCCGATTCGCTGTGGGAGATGGAACGCCGCCTGCGCCGCCGCGGCTTCTCCGCGATCGCCGGCGCCGACGAGGCCGGCCGCGGCGCCTGCGCCGGCCCGCTGGTCGCCGCCGCCTGCGTGCTGCCGCCCGGCCGCCGCGGGCGGGTGCCGGAGCTGGCCGACTCCAAGCTGCTCACCGCCGCGGCGCGGGAACGGGTCTACGCCCAGGTCGTCGACCGCGCCGTCTCCTGGTCGGTCGTCGTCATCCCGGTCGAGGATCTCGACGCCCGCGGGATGCACGTGACCAATCTGGAGGCCCTGCGCCGGGCGGTGTGCGCTCTCGACCCGGGCCCCGACTACGTGCTCACCGACGGCTTTCCGGTGCCCGGCCTGTCCCGGCCCAACCTCGCGGTGTGGAAGGGCGACCGGGTGGCCGCGTGCGTGGCCGCGGCGTCGGTGCTGGCCAAGGTCACTCGCGACCGGATCATGCTCGAGCTGCACGAGAAGTGGCCGGAGTACGACTTCGCCGGTCACAAGGGCTACATCACCGACGTCCACAGCGCCGCGCTGGACCGCCACGGGCCCTGTCCGGAGCACCGGATGCGGTTCGTCAACGTGGCCCGCGCACGGGACGCGCACGCCGGGCGGGCACTCCAGCTGACCGGGGCGGCCGGCATGGTCGATGATGAAGACATGAGTCCTCTGGCCGGAGACCTGCGATGA
- a CDS encoding LuxR C-terminal-related transcriptional regulator, with product MASTARGVTRVLLLADSPVLRRGLVSMINETAGMQSVGTPGELRRALTLVETARPDAVVVELGAGRAATLNACRDLRSRFPRVTIVALATSEDPAVVNEALAAGIRGYLLLNTSPTLLGWAILAARAGRTVVDPQIRRVEPSAVPAGKPFVPEVPLTRREQDVLDELIQGQSNRQIGRNLFISEDTVKSHVKAILRKLGARDRAHAVSLVLSSRNGGGACTCGAHGLAQSAVPADADA from the coding sequence ATGGCGAGCACCGCCCGCGGCGTGACCCGCGTGCTCCTCCTCGCCGACAGCCCTGTGCTGCGTCGCGGTCTGGTCAGCATGATCAACGAGACCGCCGGCATGCAGTCCGTGGGCACGCCGGGCGAGCTGCGCCGGGCCCTGACCCTGGTCGAGACCGCCCGCCCCGACGCCGTCGTCGTCGAGCTGGGCGCCGGCCGGGCCGCGACGCTCAACGCCTGCCGCGACCTGCGCAGCCGCTTCCCCCGCGTGACGATCGTCGCGCTGGCCACCTCCGAGGACCCCGCCGTCGTCAACGAGGCGCTGGCCGCCGGTATCCGCGGGTACCTGCTGCTCAACACCTCGCCGACCCTGCTGGGCTGGGCCATCCTGGCCGCCCGCGCCGGGCGGACCGTGGTCGACCCGCAGATCCGCCGGGTCGAGCCGTCGGCCGTGCCCGCCGGCAAGCCGTTCGTCCCCGAGGTGCCGCTGACCCGGCGCGAGCAGGACGTGCTCGACGAGCTCATCCAGGGCCAGTCGAACCGGCAGATCGGTCGCAACCTGTTCATCAGCGAGGACACCGTCAAGTCCCACGTCAAGGCCATCCTGCGCAAGCTGGGTGCCCGCGACCGGGCGCACGCTGTCTCGCTCGTGCTCTCCTCGCGCAACGGTGGCGGGGCGTGCACGTGCGGCGCGCACGGGCTGGCGCAGAGCGCCGTCCCGGCTGACGCCGACGCCTGA
- the lepB gene encoding signal peptidase I — translation MSSDRPVGPAGVVPEGDDGTPEPGTGEQAETTAEERPTRRSRRHRREQPKKKGSLLRELPVLLLIAFVLALLVKTFLVQAFFIPSGSMEQTLHGCPGCTGDRVLVNKVPYWFGKPEPGDIVVFKGPSTWTPEVQVDEPSNWFSGALLWLGRSIGVAPPSEDDYVKRVIATGGQTVQCCDDKGNVTVDGKALVEPYIFENNPIDQRAFGPVTVPKGRLWVMGDHRSASADSRSHVGDKYDGTIAESDVIGKASLIVWPLSRFGVLHSPDIQGTAAAAPGAVVAPDGVALAAVVPFALWRRRRRRR, via the coding sequence ATGAGCAGCGATCGGCCCGTGGGTCCCGCCGGTGTCGTTCCCGAGGGGGACGACGGCACGCCGGAGCCCGGCACGGGCGAGCAGGCCGAGACCACAGCCGAGGAGCGGCCCACCCGGCGCAGTCGCCGGCACCGGCGCGAGCAACCGAAGAAGAAGGGCTCGCTGCTGCGCGAGCTGCCGGTGCTCCTGCTGATCGCCTTCGTGCTCGCGCTGCTGGTGAAGACCTTCCTCGTGCAGGCCTTCTTCATCCCCTCGGGGTCGATGGAGCAGACGCTGCACGGCTGCCCGGGCTGCACCGGCGACCGCGTGCTGGTCAACAAGGTGCCGTATTGGTTCGGCAAGCCCGAACCCGGCGACATCGTCGTCTTCAAGGGGCCCTCGACCTGGACCCCGGAGGTCCAGGTCGACGAGCCGAGCAACTGGTTCTCCGGGGCGCTGCTGTGGCTGGGCCGCTCCATCGGCGTCGCCCCGCCCAGCGAGGACGACTACGTCAAGCGCGTGATCGCCACCGGCGGCCAGACGGTCCAGTGCTGCGACGACAAGGGCAACGTGACCGTCGACGGCAAGGCGCTGGTCGAGCCCTACATCTTCGAGAACAACCCGATCGACCAACGTGCCTTCGGCCCGGTGACCGTGCCCAAGGGGCGGCTGTGGGTGATGGGCGACCACCGTTCGGCGTCGGCCGATTCCCGCTCGCACGTGGGCGACAAATACGACGGCACGATCGCCGAGAGCGACGTCATCGGAAAGGCCTCGCTCATCGTCTGGCCGTTGAGCCGGTTCGGCGTGCTGCATTCGCCCGACATCCAGGGCACGGCCGCCGCCGCGCCGGGCGCGGTGGTGGCACCGGACGGGGTGGCGCTGGCCGCCGTGGTGCCGTTCGCGCTCTGGCGACGCCGGCGCCGGCGACGCTGA
- the rplS gene encoding 50S ribosomal protein L19 encodes MNTLDALDADSLRDDIPEFRPGDTVKVHVRVVEGNRSRIQVFQGVVIRRQGGGSRETFTVRKVSFGVGVERTFPVHTPVVEKIEVVTRGDVRRAKLYYLRELRGKAAKIKEKREPAAR; translated from the coding sequence ATGAACACCCTGGACGCACTCGACGCCGACTCGCTGCGCGACGACATCCCCGAGTTCCGTCCCGGCGACACCGTCAAGGTGCACGTCCGCGTCGTCGAGGGCAACCGTTCGCGCATCCAGGTCTTCCAGGGCGTCGTGATCCGCCGTCAGGGCGGCGGCTCCCGCGAGACCTTCACCGTGCGCAAGGTGAGCTTCGGCGTCGGCGTCGAGCGGACCTTCCCCGTGCACACCCCGGTCGTCGAGAAGATCGAGGTCGTCACCCGCGGTGACGTCCGCCGGGCGAAGCTGTACTACCTCCGCGAGCTGCGCGGCAAGGCCGCCAAGATCAAGGAGAAGCGGGAGCCGGCCGCGCGCTGA
- a CDS encoding NUDIX hydrolase, whose product MPESLRLRSAARVVVLDPGSRVLLFGSRLVDLETPPGPVLYWYTPGGRTEPGESARVTAVRELAEEIGLDVDPRALEGPVWLRRAVAPHLGELFDHRETYFVLRDVVHEVDVRGQTELEAYEDQPWRWWSVAEIAASEEIFVPRELATALPELLRGPWTGPPRIVD is encoded by the coding sequence ATGCCTGAGTCGTTGCGGCTGCGCTCCGCGGCCCGCGTCGTCGTCCTCGACCCCGGGTCGCGGGTGCTGCTGTTCGGGTCGCGGCTGGTCGACCTCGAGACCCCGCCGGGACCGGTCCTGTACTGGTACACGCCGGGCGGTCGCACCGAGCCGGGGGAGTCGGCCCGGGTGACCGCCGTCCGCGAGCTCGCGGAGGAGATCGGCCTCGACGTGGATCCCCGTGCCCTCGAGGGCCCGGTCTGGCTCCGCCGTGCCGTCGCCCCTCACCTCGGCGAGCTGTTCGACCACCGGGAGACCTACTTCGTGCTGCGCGACGTCGTGCACGAGGTGGACGTGCGCGGGCAGACCGAGCTGGAGGCCTACGAGGACCAGCCGTGGCGCTGGTGGAGCGTGGCCGAGATCGCCGCGAGCGAGGAGATCTTCGTCCCACGGGAGCTCGCGACGGCGCTCCCGGAGCTGCTCAGGGGGCCCTGGACGGGGCCGCCGCGCATCGTCGACTGA
- the trmD gene encoding tRNA (guanosine(37)-N1)-methyltransferase TrmD — MRSSFLIQVVTIFPEYLAPLRQSLLGKAAERGLVDIAVHDLRAWTDDVHRTVDDAPYGGGPGMVMRPEPWARALEEVRPPGTRLVVPTPAGRPFTQAMAAEWAAEPGLVFACGRYEGIDQRVADWAAEAGPVSEVSIGDYVLAGGESAVLVMVEAVTRLLPGVVGNRESVEFDSHADGLLEGPSYTRPASWRGHDVPPVLLSGDHAAIARWRREQSLRRTAARRPDLLLRLPEGALTEAERQLLDGDA, encoded by the coding sequence GTGCGGAGCAGTTTCCTCATCCAGGTCGTCACCATCTTCCCGGAGTACCTCGCCCCGCTGCGCCAGTCGCTGCTGGGCAAGGCCGCCGAGCGCGGCCTGGTCGACATCGCCGTCCACGACCTGCGCGCCTGGACCGACGACGTGCACCGCACGGTCGACGACGCCCCCTACGGCGGCGGGCCCGGCATGGTCATGCGGCCCGAGCCCTGGGCGCGCGCGCTCGAGGAGGTCCGCCCGCCGGGCACCCGGCTGGTCGTGCCGACCCCTGCCGGGCGCCCGTTCACCCAGGCCATGGCCGCGGAGTGGGCCGCCGAGCCGGGGCTGGTCTTCGCCTGCGGCCGGTACGAGGGCATCGACCAGCGGGTCGCGGACTGGGCCGCGGAGGCGGGGCCGGTCTCCGAGGTGTCGATCGGCGACTACGTGCTGGCCGGCGGCGAGTCCGCGGTGCTGGTCATGGTCGAGGCGGTCACCCGGCTGCTGCCCGGGGTCGTCGGCAACCGCGAGTCGGTCGAGTTCGACTCGCACGCCGACGGCCTGCTGGAGGGGCCGTCCTACACGCGGCCGGCGTCCTGGCGCGGCCACGACGTCCCGCCGGTCCTGCTCTCCGGCGACCACGCGGCGATCGCCCGCTGGCGGCGGGAGCAGTCGCTGCGCCGCACCGCCGCCCGCCGTCCCGACCTGCTCCTGCGGCTGCCCGAGGGGGCGCTCACCGAGGCCGAGCGGCAGCTGCTCGACGGGGATGCCTGA
- the rimM gene encoding ribosome maturation factor RimM (Essential for efficient processing of 16S rRNA): MVVGRIGRPHGVRGEVTIEVRTDDPELRFPPGAVLLTDPAERGPLTVARSRWHRDVLLLVLEGVESREAAELLRNTLLLVETSALPALDDPDDYYDHQLVGLTARLTDGTALGEVVAVSHEGSDLLVVQRPDDAGELLIPFVRAIVPTVDLAAGSLVVDPPEGLLEL; the protein is encoded by the coding sequence GTGGTGGTCGGCCGCATCGGCCGGCCCCACGGCGTCCGGGGCGAGGTCACCATCGAGGTCCGCACCGACGACCCGGAGCTGCGCTTCCCGCCCGGAGCGGTGCTGCTCACCGATCCCGCCGAGCGCGGCCCGCTGACCGTCGCGCGGAGTCGCTGGCACCGTGACGTGCTGCTGCTCGTCCTGGAGGGCGTCGAGAGCCGCGAGGCGGCCGAGCTCCTCCGCAACACCCTGCTGCTCGTCGAGACGTCGGCGCTGCCCGCGCTCGACGACCCCGACGACTACTACGACCACCAGCTGGTCGGCCTCACCGCCCGGCTGACCGACGGCACCGCGCTGGGCGAGGTCGTCGCGGTCTCCCACGAGGGCAGCGACCTGCTGGTCGTGCAGCGCCCCGACGACGCCGGCGAGCTGCTGATCCCCTTCGTGCGCGCGATCGTCCCCACCGTCGACCTCGCCGCCGGGTCGCTCGTGGTCGACCCGCCCGAGGGCCTGCTGGAGCTCTGA
- a CDS encoding RNA-binding protein, which produces MLEEALEHLVKGIVDHPEDVTVDLLNSRRGKTLEVRVHPDDLGKVIGRGGRTAKALRQVMTGVGGRGLRVDVVDTDGR; this is translated from the coding sequence GTGCTCGAAGAAGCGCTCGAGCACCTGGTCAAGGGGATCGTCGACCACCCCGAGGACGTCACCGTCGACCTGCTCAACAGCCGGCGGGGCAAGACCCTCGAGGTGCGCGTGCACCCCGACGACCTGGGCAAGGTCATCGGCCGTGGCGGTCGCACCGCGAAGGCGCTGCGGCAGGTCATGACCGGCGTCGGCGGCCGCGGCCTGCGGGTCGACGTCGTCGACACCGACGGACGCTGA